The following are encoded in a window of Peromyscus maniculatus bairdii isolate BWxNUB_F1_BW_parent chromosome X, HU_Pman_BW_mat_3.1, whole genome shotgun sequence genomic DNA:
- the LOC102907497 gene encoding transcription elongation factor A protein-like 3, with amino-acid sequence MEELRGENEGKLEKEGKPEDEVESEDEEKSDGEEKPDKKAKPARQGKPGEGAKPAEQGQPDEGKSEKQGKSEGEGKRQGEGKQDSQAKPGSEARAAEKRPAEDYVPRKAKRKTDRGTDDSPKNSQEDLQDRHVSSEEMMRECADMTRAQEELRKRQKVGGFHWMPRDAQDALVPRGQRGVRGMRGGGRGQRGLHDIPYL; translated from the coding sequence ATGGAAGAACTCCGCGGTGAAAACGAAGGGAAGCTGGAAAAGGAGGGAAAGCCAGAAGATGAAGTAGAGTCTGAAGATGAAGAAAAGTCAGACGGGGAAGAGAAGCCAGACAAGAAAGCGAAGCCAGCACGCCAGGGGAAGCCAGGGGAGGGGGCAAAGCCAGCCGAGCAGGGACAACCAGATGAGGGCAAGTCAGAAAAGCAGGGAAAGTCTGAAGGGGAGGGCAAGCGCCAAGGGGAGGGCAAGCAGGATTcccaggcaaagccaggcagcGAGGCGCGAGCCGCAGAAAAGCGCCCTGCTGAAGATTACGTGCCCCGGAAAGCAAAACGAAAAACAGACAGGGGGACAGATGATTCTCCCAAGAACTCCCAGGAGGACTTGCAGGACAGGCATGTGAGCAGTGAGGAGATGATGAGGGAGTGTGCAGATATGACAAGGGCGCAGGAAGagctgaggaagaggcagaaagtgGGAGGTTTTCACTGGATGCCCAGAGATGCACAGGATGCACTAGTCCCCAGGGGCCAGCGGGGAGTGAGGGGAATGAGGGGCGGAGGCAGGGGCCAGAGGGGCCTACATGACATCCCATACCTTTAA